The Candidatus Poribacteria bacterium nucleotide sequence AATTTAAGGAATAGCCAGTCTGTCCCTGATGTGACGGCTCCATAAATGCAAGGAATGTTATTTCCTTTTTCTCCGTTAAAGCGTTGGGCTGCGAGCATCTCGGCAATACACTGTCCGAGTCCGCCGGTCAAATCCTCTTTCTTTGCTTCTACAAGGACGATGACGGGGGCATCTACAAGCAATTGCCTTGGAGAGAGGCTTATGAGGAAGTCGCATACACCCGTCAAGCCGTTTTCAGCATCAACATTAAAGTCGATCCCAGAAAAGAGACTGATACTGCCCTTGCAGTGTTCGCGAAGTTCAAACAACACATCGGCGACAATCAGTTCTGATCGGGCTTTCTCTGTGTTTATAGCAGTGGCTAAGGGCACCTTTTTTTTCAGTTCCTCTGTAAAATGAGATCTCGGAAGCACTGACTCTATTTTGGAAAAGAGCCCTATAGCCTCAACCGTTTCTAATTGAAATGTCGTACGAACTTCTGCTAATGTAAAGTTGCTATAAGCCATTGTACCCCTCCTTTCGCGAATCACAACGTGATTAAGGAAAAATACCGAGCTGCATATAGGACTTCGCGATTCTGTGGATGGCATTGATGAACGCCGCTGTGCGGTAATCCACGTCGTCATTTTTACTTTTGTGTTGCATACGGGTTTCACGTATCTCTTGATAGGCGTTTATCATCGTATCCTGAAGTCCAGAGTTTACGAGATCTTCTTCATCAGCACCGTGTATTATTTCGAGTTCGTTGTCCGAAAACTGGTAGCCAGTGGCTTTTTCGACGGCACGGCGCATTGCGTGTTGTGTCTGGTCCTCAAAACGTTTGCCGAGCCTTCCGAATCGGACGTGTGACAAATTACGGAGCCACTCGAAATAGGAGACCGTCACACCACCGGCGTTAAGAAAGGTGTCCGGTATAATCATAATCCCGCGTTCTTGAAGGATTTTATCGGCATCCGGTGTCGTGGGTCCATTCGCAGCTTCTGCAACAATGGAGGCTTTGATTCGGGGAGCGTTTTCCGCTGTCAGTTGGTTTTCAAGCGCAGCTGGCACGAGGATATCACATTCTAATTCCAGACCGTCGTTCGGATTCTCAATAGACTGGGCACACGGGTACCCGCGGATTGAACCGGTTTCTTCACGATACATGGCGACTTTTTCTACATCAAAGCCTTGTGGATCATGAATACCACCGTTTCGCTCAATAATCCCCGTAACGCGTGCGTCTGCCTCCATCAGAAACTTGGCAGCGTGGGAACCGACATTTCCAAAACCTTGGATGACCACGTTTTTCCCGTGTAAACCCGGAGAAAGCCCAAGCTGCTTCATATCCTCTACGATACTGCATGCCTCTTGCAAGCCGAAGACAACACCGCGTCCAGTCGCCTCTTTCCGACCATGAATCCCGTTTTGTGTGATTGGTTTGCCTGTTACACATGCGATGGCGTTAAGTTTATCGGGTGCCATTGTGATATAAGTATCGAGGATCCACGCCATCTCGGTCTCACTCGTCCCGAAGTCCGGTGCGGGGACGTCTATCCCAGGTCCGATGTAGTTCTTCTGAATTAATTCATAGGTATAACGGCGGGTGATCCGCTCCAATTCGCTTTCCGAATATTCGCGTCGGTCCAGCTGGATACCCCCTTTTGCCCCACCAAACGGCACGTCAACGAGGGCGCACTTGTAAGTCATCAGTGCCGCAAGTGCCATAATTTCATCTTCGTTGACAAGCGTGCTATAACGGATACCCCCCTTCGTGGGTAGAATATGGTGGCTATGTTCTGCCCGCCACCCGTGGATAGTTTGAATAGTCCCATCGTCCCGCTTTATCGGGAATGTGAAATGGCAGGAGCTGTTACAAATCTTTATCTGTTCCAAAAGTCCAAGGGGATATTCGGTGAATTGGGCAGCTTTATCAAAATCCCTATTTACTTTCTGGAAAAATGAGAAACTTTCTGCCATGCTACTTCGACCTTAATGTAGTGACGGGCGAGGCACGGGGACCTCGCCCTACAATAATTTAGACCTGAGATGGCGAGGTACGGAGACCTCACCCTATAGTAGTTTAGATTTCAGGGACGTAACATGAGACCCTTCACCCTAAAGAACGATTTTACCGCTGCCTAATGAATTTCTGGAGTCGCGCGTCTGCTTGAACTTCGCCGACATACATATCGCCCTTTGAATCTAACCAGATCCCGTGTGGACATGCGAAAAACTCACCGGGGACGGTACTCCCACGTTCAGAACCCCATTGGGAGACGACTTCACCGTCCAAGGTCATGATTGTAACGCGCTGCTCTAATTCGGCGATATAGACAAGATCCTCTTCGTCGATATAGATGGTGTCTGGCTGCCGGAGGTCTCCCCACTCTTCGATGTACTCTCCATCGAGCGTAAAGAACTGGATCCGGTTGTTCTCACGGTCAGCGACCATAAGTCTATTGCGCGGATCGACTCTGACGCAGTGTGGAAGATCAAATTCCCCAGGTCCCGTCCCGGGCTGACCCCACGACTTAATCAGTTCACCATCAGGCGAGTATTTATGGACACGGGCATTGCCGTAACCGTCAGTGATATACATTTCACCATCGGGTCCGATTGCCAGGTCCGTCGGCTTATTGAAGGGTTCTCCGTCTGCGCCGGGTTCATCGGGTGTGCCGAGTGTCATTAGCAGTTCACCTTCCGGCGTAAACTTCCGCATGACGTGTGTGTCCCGTTCCGTGCAGTAGATGTTATCGTCGGCATCGATAAAAATCCCGTGTGCGTCCTTGAGGATGTTATCACCCCAAGAGGTCAGAAAGTTGCCATCGAGGTCGAAGACGACCATCGGGTGTTCGCTCCGACTGTAGACATAAACACGATCCTGTGAGTCAACGGCGACAGCAGGAACCCAGCCAAATTCCCAACCCTCTGGGAGTGTCCACCAATTTTCTTCTACCGTATACTGATGTGTGCCTTGTCCAAAAACCATAAGTTTTCCCCCAACTCTAAAAGGATTAGCATTCATTTTAGCAGGTTTATGACAATTTCTCAAGTGGAATTTGGTTTTCGTTTACCGCATTTTTATATTCGCTGTCTGCGTGTGCGCGTAGGTTATGAAAACTGTGGGGAAGTCTGTGGAAAGATGATAGAATACTTCATTGCTACTTCGCTTGAAGGTTATGCTCTCTCGGATATAGGAAATCTGTAGCCCGTTGGGGAAAGGGTTGGGCAAATGAAGTATAAATCGGAAGGTTCAGTTAAGGTTCAAAGCAAGGGTGCGATTTGACTTCGCACCCTTTTGCCATTTTCTTGGAGATTGCTAATGTTTGGCATGATATGCACTCGCTGAGGCGTTACAGGTATAATACGAATGCCCCTTGCCACAGACGGCATCATGGTCACCGGCTTTACCCCCGCAACCCGTCCACCCGTGTGCACCACACATCGCTGCATCGTCATCAGCTTCTTCATCAGAGTCATCGTCATCCGAGTCGTCGTCCGCATCGGAGGCATCATCGTCGTCATCCGAGTCTGGATCTGAATCCGCTTGTGGGGGTGGTGGTGGCGGCGGTGGCGGCGATGGCGGAGCAGCTTTATGCTTTGAATGTCTCTCCGCTGCATCCGTATTGCACGTATAATATGCATGCCCCGCAGCGCACGTCGCATCATGATCCCCCGCATCCCCACCGCAATCCGTCCACCCATGCGCCGGACACGTCGGCTGCTTCTCAGGGAACTTGTGCGTATGTCCCTTACACGTCCAATATCCCGAGGTCCGCTCACACGCATCGCCATTCGCATTCGTCGCCGAACACGACGAGACAAACGAATGATCCCCACTCGCAGACTTCGTATGTCCACACTTGCGAACGCCTTCCGAGGAATCGCCACCCTTGTTGTTGGAATCCGAATCGGAGTCCCCATCCTTGTTGGAATTGGTGTTCCCATCCTTGTTCTGATTAGCACCCGATTGGTCCTTGTTGTTATTAGTCTGCTTTGGCGGTGCCTGCGGCGGGGCATCCGAGGCGGTATGTGCTTCATGCGCGGCTTTTGCCGTCAAATTACACGTGTAATACGTGTGACCCGCAGGACACGTCGCCGCATGTGAGACCGTCCCACCGCAACTCGTCCACGCATCCGCACGACAGGCAACCTGCTGGCGGGTAGACCCCTCCGAATCGTCATCTTTGTGCTTCTGCTCCTGAGAACTTGAATCTCCCGGATTCTGCCCCGGCTCCAGCGGGTCTGGGTTCGGAGCAGCATCCGAGGCGGTATGTGCTTCATGTGCGGCTTTCGCCGTCAGATTACACGTATAATACGTGTGACCCGCAAGACACGTCCGTTTATGAGCAGTGCCGGTGCCATCGCAGCCCGTCCACCTCGCAGCAGGACACGGACGCGGCTCCGAAGGATACTTATGCAGATGCGGGGGATCGGCACACAGGATCATCCGCCCCCCACTGACCGTGCACGTCTCCCCCTTGTCATTGCGAGGACACCGCGCCAGACCATGCCCTAAACCCTCATCGCAGAAATAAAACTGTTCGCTACAAAACTCACAAGACACCCGCAGATGAATCCCCTTTGAACCCACAGCATGACCACACGCCAACGTCTCTGCGGATGTCGCTTTATCACAGACCCCGACCCCGTGTTTATCCGACTCTGTGCACGACCAGAAGTGCGTTTTACACACAGCACACTTCACATAGTGCGGTTGACCGATGTTGGGATCCGAGGGCGTGGACTCTGCACCGAAAACACTCGGCAGCACATTCAAAAACAGAACACCGCATAAAAATAGAGAAAAAACTTGTTTCATTTCAGAAACTCCTTACTTTTGAAAATCGTGAAAACACCCCACTCTATGAGCCCGAACCCGAACCCGAACCGCTGATGTTATGAGGCAACCCACATTCCGGACAGATATTCTCCGCGGACACTGACACCCTTGACCAGGTATGTGAACCGTGACGCGCACATTCCCAAACCATCTCATGACAGACCTGAATAATCAAACTCCCATCAGATTGCTTCGCCGTCTGACCTACCGAACCACACCGCACGCGTTGACCATGCTTCCCCGGTGAACCGGCTGCGTATGTATGCTTCTCCTCACCCTCCGGACAGGGACCCACTATGCGATGATCCGCAGCATGCCGACACGCCGTGACGGTGCCGGCATTCGGGTTTGGACACGTGAAATATAACCCACCTTCGCATGTCTTACCCGTCGAGTGCCGCGTTTCCGCACATACAACACCGTGATCCCGATAGACCTTCTTGTTTATTTTCACAGCTTGTTGTGATATAGGATCGGGCGGTATTATCGTGGTATCATCATAAGGTGGTTGGAGCGATTCCATACACCCACGACACGCTTGCGTCTCTGTAGAGGCTTCCGACTGAGAGGGTGGGTCTATCTCGCGGGTATGATCGGGAAACTTCGAGGCAACATCTATCGGTTTGGCTTCCTCGTCATCGAATATAGGCTTCTCACCTTCGGGCAACGCCTTTTCCCACGCCGCCAGTTTCTCGTTGACCCTCTCTGCCTGGGTTTGAACCACGGCTGTCTGATCTATCACTTCTGTTTCGAGATCATAAGCCCCTTGCTGGAGCTCCTTCAACGTCGCCTGCAAGCCCTTATCCTCAATCGCAGTGTTGATGATCTCCGCAACATTCTTGCCAGCAACGATACCCGCTGCCGTCTTCGCAGCTATTGCCGTCGCCGCAGTTCCAGATAAAATCGCAGCCGCTACGAGAGCGACATTTCCTAATCTCGCAACTTCCGCAGCCGAAAGTTTGCCATCTATCTTCTCAATACTCGATTTTGAAGCGGTTAAATCCGTTTTAATCTTCATCAACTTACGGTCTTTCGTGCCGAGATTCGTCACGGCATCTCGATAGGCTTGCTTTTCAGGGGTTTCTGTGCTCCCACCTTGAGCAAATCCAAGCCGTACAGTGTGCAAGCAAAAGACAAACAACACAAAAGTTGTTAGAAAAATTGGTCTGTTTTTCATCGTTGCCTCTCCTGCAATTGACCCCGCAGAGCCTCGATCTCTTTTGAGATCGCCTTCTGTTGTTCAAGAAGCTTGATGACTTCTGTATCCAGTACCTCAGACCTATCTATCTTTGATGTTACCAGGTCCCCTAGTTGTTTCCACTCTTCGAAAAGGGGTGCCTCGCGGCGTTCCTTTTCTTTTTTCAAAAGCCACTTATCCGTACGGATCGCAGACATTTCTGCCGAGAGCACCTCTTGTTTGCGCTGGAGTTCTTTTGCCTCCTTTAGAAGTTTTCTTGACTGAGTAATCTTTGGGTCGCTAACGCGCGTGAGTGCGTTATATTCAACCCTAAGTTGCTGGATTTTCGCCTCAAGTGCTTTGCGTTCTTCAGACGTAAGGGGATCCAGAGCAACCCCTTCACGCTGTGAACCCGTTCCCGAGGCACTGGGTGCATCAAGGGTGTCGTTCCGTTCGGATGCTGCTTCCCCGGATGTAGGGGTTTCCATCCCATTTGCTTCATGCGGTTCAGTATGGAAAGTGCCATCCTCATGAAAATGCCCACCTTGTGCGGTCTCATCATCAACTTTCGGTGGGACTTCGGTATCTTCAACTTCTACGGGTTTGTAGACCTTGATAGGGGCTTGCTCGGAAACTTGCTGGCCTCGCCACACACCAATACCTATTACAATCAACAATACAATCAAAATCGGTAGCCAAAGCTTCTTGTTCAACATAACTTATCTCCTTTTTGCGTTGAGAAAAATATCCGTTTTGAGTGCTAAGACGACCCGCTCACCTGCTCCTTCAAGTGTTGCCTGTTTTGACTTGACCTCATCAAGGAGGTTCTCAAGGTCCTCTCCCTTTTCCCAAAGTTCTACTTTCTCTGCCGAGATAATCACCTGACTCCCAACAGTAACGGACCCGGCCGAAATTATCACCGCTGTTGCGGTGCCGCCGCTGATATACGTTGCAAACGAAGCACCCGCAATACGAATCAAGTTAATCAACGAGTTTACCGTGGTCTGATCTATACTCGCTTTATTCTCATCAATATCTTCGCGAACTTTTTCGACCTTCCTAACAGCCTCGTTGTGGTTTCCAACAGCGTTTCCCAGACTCTCTTCTGATGTCATATACGTCTGATG carries:
- a CDS encoding Glu/Leu/Phe/Val dehydrogenase, translating into MAESFSFFQKVNRDFDKAAQFTEYPLGLLEQIKICNSSCHFTFPIKRDDGTIQTIHGWRAEHSHHILPTKGGIRYSTLVNEDEIMALAALMTYKCALVDVPFGGAKGGIQLDRREYSESELERITRRYTYELIQKNYIGPGIDVPAPDFGTSETEMAWILDTYITMAPDKLNAIACVTGKPITQNGIHGRKEATGRGVVFGLQEACSIVEDMKQLGLSPGLHGKNVVIQGFGNVGSHAAKFLMEADARVTGIIERNGGIHDPQGFDVEKVAMYREETGSIRGYPCAQSIENPNDGLELECDILVPAALENQLTAENAPRIKASIVAEAANGPTTPDADKILQERGIMIIPDTFLNAGGVTVSYFEWLRNLSHVRFGRLGKRFEDQTQHAMRRAVEKATGYQFSDNELEIIHGADEEDLVNSGLQDTMINAYQEIRETRMQHKSKNDDVDYRTAAFINAIHRIAKSYMQLGIFP
- a CDS encoding peptidyl-alpha-hydroxyglycine alpha-amidating lyase family protein; amino-acid sequence: MVFGQGTHQYTVEENWWTLPEGWEFGWVPAVAVDSQDRVYVYSRSEHPMVVFDLDGNFLTSWGDNILKDAHGIFIDADDNIYCTERDTHVMRKFTPEGELLMTLGTPDEPGADGEPFNKPTDLAIGPDGEMYITDGYGNARVHKYSPDGELIKSWGQPGTGPGEFDLPHCVRVDPRNRLMVADRENNRIQFFTLDGEYIEEWGDLRQPDTIYIDEEDLVYIAELEQRVTIMTLDGEVVSQWGSERGSTVPGEFFACPHGIWLDSKGDMYVGEVQADARLQKFIRQR